The Cardiocondyla obscurior isolate alpha-2009 linkage group LG25, Cobs3.1, whole genome shotgun sequence genome has a segment encoding these proteins:
- the LOC139111895 gene encoding myosin-IIIb isoform X4, which produces MTGGGTNMAYHGLSQHVNFDAIPDPGERFQLEELIGEGTYGEVYAAYDKETGSKVAIKILENVADNVEEIEEEYLVLRDLNRHPNIPLFHGLFLKRAKPGQEEDQLWFVMELCTGGSVTDLVQGLKKRGSRLTDDQIAYILKETVEALIFLHSNHCMHRDVKGHNILLTEEARVKLVDFGVSSHLAATLARKNTSVGTPYWMAPEVIACEQQLDSSYDSRCDVWSIGITAIELAEGDPPLSELHPMRALFQIPRNPPPSLKNPDVHTTDLTDFIAECLVKDLEHRPFASELREHPLLTKVEPIAEKIRERLREEICRQRAEGRVHRQPEVTTKHGKLKTDRKTRPEKMYMDDLAALDMLSEEAIVDQLQHRYEQTQIYTYIGDILVAVNPFTNLGLYTGIEQKRYKGQARSDNPPHIFAVADAAYQALLHQRQNQAIVISGESGAGKTESANLLLKQLVYLSKAPNRNLEERILQINPIMEAFGNATTGINANSSRFGKYLDLTMTKGGKVTGARISVYLLEQSRVIAQAEGERNFHIFYYMYDGLETDNRLSEYYLDRTLRKYHRYLTHYSHTSQTHIDKFQQLKMGFKVLGFQDSDVDTVYRVLAAILHLGDIEFAEVATQDNTDNKSRVVDAVPLHRVSKLLGVEQNDLVEALTSNSVMTRGETITRNNTVAEARAARDAMAKGLYGRLFDWMVNQINCLLCFSRSPNYEPLAIGLLDIFGFENFPRNSFEQLCINIANEQIQYYFNQHIFTWEQQEYMAEGIPVDLVEFSDNRPVLDMLLSKPMGLLALLDEESRFPRATNRTLIEKFHNNIKSKFYVRPKSDAVCFAIHHFAGRVVYQAEGFLEKNRNFLPPEVIELVRQSQYDMVRFLFQCPITKTGNLYSALQENDSRKSQSNQNTKERYSSRGLASQSRAQQTVATYFRYSLMDLLQKMVSGSPQFVRCIKPNDSRSPRFFDKDKVVKQLRYTGVLETIRIRQNGFSHRIPFNEFLKRYCFLAFGYDERVIASRDNCRLLLLRLKMDGWALGKSKVFLKYYHVEFLSKLYEEQLRKIIMVQACVRRWLAKIKFKKQKWQFAVSVVTLQRHIRGWLARKHTEEILAQKRAKEESETLDFMLNEVKRRAQENANGNNREKQHVRKNLEKNDAATIIQSHFRGYTIRKRFGCDLEERFKRILNNYDNIYDGHKALLREGLKNEDAALIVQRWYKKEEKLIRKKPPAKDPVHPKLRQADLIQFSQNVHMKNQEVHKNLRRNKPGIRLSDIEEPPVDYIRPEGFNMVQSILQYHSEAHPNEEDSVKYYRDLKEEMSSGSEFEDDEVGWDLPLIRLENDLHSSSRNRKDHVLEVNAERRDRTSQSDFAVAPEQHLSNIWHKALRHPSELRDNENTKKTVRGIMANFQYKG; this is translated from the exons ATGACCGGAGGTGGAACTAACATGGCATACCACGGCCTCAGTCAACACGTCAATTTCGACGCGATACCAGATCCAGGGGAACGATTTCAATTGGAGGAATTAATCGGCGAGGGTACATATGGCGAAGTGTACGCCGCTTATGATAAAGAAACCGGCAGCAAGGTAGCCATAAAAATACTAGAAAACGTTGCCGACAACGTCGAGGAAATCGAAGAAGAATATTTGGTGTTGAGAGATTTGAATCGGCATCCAAATATTCCCCTCTTTCACGGTTTATTTCTAAAGCGAGCGAAACCTGGTCAAGAAGAGGATCAATTATGGTTCGTGATGGAG TTGTGCACTGGGGGCTCCGTGACCGATCTCGTGCAGGGACTTAAAAAACGCGGCAGCCGCCTAACGGATGACCAGATAGCTTATATCTTGAAGGAGACTGTCGAAGCTCTGATCTTTTTACACAGTAATCACTGCATGCATCGCGATGTAAAAGGTCACAACATTCTACTCACGGAAGAGGCACGCGTGAAATTGGTCGATTTCGGCGTGTCCTCGCATTTGGCCGCGACTCTCGCGAGAAAGAACACGTCTGTCGGGACACCGTATTGGATGGCGCCGGAG GTGATAGCGTGCGAGCAACAGCTGGACTCGTCGTACGATTCGCGTTGCGACGTCTGGTCGATCGGCATCACCGCTATCGAGTTAGCCGAGGGCGACCCTCCGCTGTCGGAGTTGCATCCGATGCGAGCGCTTTTTCAAATTCCGAGAAACCCGCCGCCTTCCTTGAAGAATCCGGACGTGCACACGACAGACCTGACGGACTTCATAGCCGAATGCCTGGTGAAGGATCTAGAGCACCGGCCGTTCGCGAGCGAATTGAGAGAGCATCCGTTATTGACAAAGGTGGAACCAATCGCAGAGAAAATCAGAGAACGATTGAGAGAGGAGATATGTAGACAGAGAGCAGAAGGTCGTGTTCACCGGCAGCCGGAAGTGACTACGAAACATGGCAAATTGAAGACGGACCGCAAGACGAGACCGGAGAAGATGTACATGGATGACCTGGCGGCCCTCGACATGCTATCGGAGGAGGCTATTGTCGATCAATTACAGCACCGATACGAGCAAACGCAGATATACACATACATCGGCGACATACTGGTCGCTGTTAATCCTTTTACTAATCTAGGTTTATACACTGGTATC gaACAAAAACGATACAAAGGACAAGCGAGATCGGACAATCCCCCGCATATATTCGCGGTCGCCGATGCAGCGTATCAAGCTCTACTACATCAACGTCAAAACCAAGCGATAGTCATCAGCGGTGAATCAGGTGCCGGAAAGACGGAAAGTGCAAATTTGCTACTGAAACAGCTGGTTTATCTCAGCAAGGCACCGAATCGCAATCTCGAGGAAAGAATACTTCAAATAAATCCAATAATGGAAGCTTTCGGAAACGCGACGACCGGCATCAACGCGAACTCTTCTAGATTTGGAAAGTATCTAGATCTAACAATGACGAAAGGCGGAAAAGTGACCGGTGCGCGAATCTCGGTGTACCTGTTGGAACAATCGCGAGTGATCGCCCAAGCCGA GGGTGAGCGAAACTTTCACATTTTCTACTACATGTACGACGGTCTAGAAACGGACAACCGCCTCTCGGAATATTATCTCGACCGCACGCTGCGGAAGTATCATCGGTATCTCACGCATTATAGTCACACGTCGCAGACGCACATTGACAAATTCCAACAGCTCAAAATGGGTTTCAAGGTGCTCGGATTTCAGGACAGCGATGTAGACACGGTGTATCGAGTTTTAGCCGCTATTCTCCACCTAGGTGACATTGAATTCGCAGAAGTGGCGACGCAAGACAACACTGACAATAAAAGCAGAGTGGTCGACGCTGTTCCCTTACACAGag TTTCAAAACTACTCGGGGTTGAACAGAACGATCTTGTGGAGGCCCTGACATCAAACTCGGTGATGACGAGAGGCGAGACAATTACGAGAAACAATACGGTGGCCGAAGCTCGGGCGGCACGTGACGCAATGGCCAAGGGTCTCTATGGTCGGCTCTTCGATTGGATGGTCAACCAGATCAATTGTTTACTATGCTTCAGCCGCTCGCCGAATTACGAACCGCTCGCGATTGGGCTCCTCGACATTTTCGGCTTTGAAAACTTTCCCAGAAACTCGTTCGAGCAACTCTGCATCAACATAGCTAACGAGCAGATACAGTACTACTTCAACCAGCACATCTTCACTTGGGAGCAGCAGGAATACATGGCCGAGGGAATACCTGTGGACCTTGTCGAGTTTTCCGACAACAGGCCGGTTCTCGATATGCTACTAAGCAAGCCCATGGGGCTTCTGGCGCTTCTCGATGAAGAAAGTCGATTTCCCAGAGCGACCAATCGAACATTGATCG AAAAATTCCACAACAACATTAAATCAAAATTCTACGTACGGCCTAAATCGGACGCGGTCTGTTTCGCGATACATCATTTCGCCGGCCGTGTAGTCTATCAAGCCGAAGGATTTCTCGAGAAGAACAGAAACTTTCTGCCACCTGAAGTCATTGAACTGGTACGACAATCGCAATACGATATGGTTCGTTTCTTGTTTCAATGCCCGATAACAAAAACCGGTAACTTATATTCGGCACTACAAGAAAATGACTCTAGAAAATCGCAGTCGAATCAAAACACAAAG GAACGATATTCCAGTCGAGGTTTAGCATCGCAATCAAGAGCTCAACAAACAGTGGCAACGTATTTCCGGTACTCTCTAATGGATCTACTACAAAAAATGGTATCCGGCTCGCCTCAGTTCGTGCGATGCATAAAACCAAATGACTCGAGAAGTCCACGCTTTTTCGACAAAGACAAAGTCGTAAAGCAGCTGAGGTACACCGGTGTCCTCGAAACTATACGTATAAGACAAAATGGATTTTCCCACAGGATACCATTTAATGAATTTCTTAAAAG ATATTGCTTCCTGGCTTTTGGCTACGACGAACGGGTGATTGCAAGCCGTGATAATTGTCGGCTTCTTCTATTACGGTTAAAAATGGACGGATGGGCGTTAGGCAAGTCAAAAGTTTTCCTCAAATACTATCACGTCGAATTTCTTTCAAAACTGTACGAAGAGCAactgagaaaaataattatggtCCAAGCGTGTGTTCGACGATGgcttgcaaaaataaaattcaagaaGCAGAAATGGCAATTTGCTGTATCAGTGGTCACGCTGCAGCGTCACATTCGAGGATGGCTGGCTCGGAAGCACACGGAAGAAATATTGGCTCAAAAACGTGCGAAAGAAGAAAGTGAAACGCTCGATTTTATGCTGA ACGAGGTAAAACGTAGAGCGCAAGAAAATGCGAATggaaataatcgcgaaaagCAACATGTACGTAAAAATTTAGAGAAGAACGACGCCGCGACTATTATACAAAGTC ACTTCCGAGGTTATACTATTCGTAAACGATTTGGATGCGATTTGGAAGAACGTTTCAAGagaatattgaataattatgataatatataCGATGGTCACAAAGCACTGTTGCGCGAAGGACTAAAGAACGAAGATGCAGCCTTGATTGTTCAAAGATGGtacaaaaaagaagaaaaactaATTAGAAAGAAGCCACCCGCAAAGGATCCCGTGCATCCTAAACTCCGACAAGCggatttaatacaattttctcaaaat GTACATATGAAGAACCAGGAGGTTCACAAAAATCTCCGTCGCAACAAACCCGGTATTAGATTGAGCGACATCGAAGAGCCACCAGTCGATTACATTCGTCCCGAGGGATTTAATATGGTGCAATCAATATTGCAATATCACAGCGAAGCCCACCCAAATGAAGAAGACAGTGTCAAGTACTACCGAGATTTGAAGGAAGAGATGAGCAG TGGTTCGGAATTCGAAGACGACGAAGTTGGCTGGGACTTGCCGTTGATACGGCTAGAGAATGACCTTCACTCATCGTCGAG AAATCGGAAAGATCACGTTTTGGAGGTGAATGCCGAGAGAAGAGATCGTACATCTCAGAGCGATTTTGCAGTGGCGCCAGAGCAGCATTTGTCGAATATTTGGCACAAAGCCCTGAGGCATCCGTCCGAATTACGCGACAACGAGAACACCAAGAAAACTGTCAG AGGCATCATGGCAAATTTTCAG tACAAGGGTTAA
- the LOC139111895 gene encoding myosin-IIIb isoform X3 has translation MTGGGTNMAYHGLSQHVNFDAIPDPGERFQLEELIGEGTYGEVYAAYDKETGSKVAIKILENVADNVEEIEEEYLVLRDLNRHPNIPLFHGLFLKRAKPGQEEDQLWFVMELCTGGSVTDLVQGLKKRGSRLTDDQIAYILKETVEALIFLHSNHCMHRDVKGHNILLTEEARVKLVDFGVSSHLAATLARKNTSVGTPYWMAPEVIACEQQLDSSYDSRCDVWSIGITAIELAEGDPPLSELHPMRALFQIPRNPPPSLKNPDVHTTDLTDFIAECLVKDLEHRPFASELREHPLLTKVEPIAEKIRERLREEICRQRAEGRVHRQPEVTTKHGKLKTDRKTRPEKMYMDDLAALDMLSEEAIVDQLQHRYEQTQIYTYIGDILVAVNPFTNLGLYTGIEQKRYKGQARSDNPPHIFAVADAAYQALLHQRQNQAIVISGESGAGKTESANLLLKQLVYLSKAPNRNLEERILQINPIMEAFGNATTGINANSSRFGKYLDLTMTKGGKVTGARISVYLLEQSRVIAQAEGERNFHIFYYMYDGLETDNRLSEYYLDRTLRKYHRYLTHYSHTSQTHIDKFQQLKMGFKVLGFQDSDVDTVYRVLAAILHLGDIEFAEVATQDNTDNKSRVVDAVPLHRVSKLLGVEQNDLVEALTSNSVMTRGETITRNNTVAEARAARDAMAKGLYGRLFDWMVNQINCLLCFSRSPNYEPLAIGLLDIFGFENFPRNSFEQLCINIANEQIQYYFNQHIFTWEQQEYMAEGIPVDLVEFSDNRPVLDMLLSKPMGLLALLDEESRFPRATNRTLIEKFHNNIKSKFYVRPKSDAVCFAIHHFAGRVVYQAEGFLEKNRNFLPPEVIELVRQSQYDMVRFLFQCPITKTGNLYSALQENDSRKSQSNQNTKERYSSRGLASQSRAQQTVATYFRYSLMDLLQKMVSGSPQFVRCIKPNDSRSPRFFDKDKVVKQLRYTGVLETIRIRQNGFSHRIPFNEFLKRYCFLAFGYDERVIASRDNCRLLLLRLKMDGWALGKSKVFLKYYHVEFLSKLYEEQLRKIIMVQACVRRWLAKIKFKKQKWQFAVSVVTLQRHIRGWLARKHTEEILAQKRAKEESETLDFMLNEVKRRAQENANGNNREKQHVRKNLEKNDAATIIQSHFRGYTIRKRFGCDLEERFKRILNNYDNIYDGHKALLREGLKNEDAALIVQRWYKKEEKLIRKKPPAKDPVHPKLRQADLIQFSQNVHMKNQEVHKNLRRNKPGIRLSDIEEPPVDYIRPEGFNMVQSILQYHSEAHPNEEDSVKYYRDLKEEMSSGSEFEDDEVGWDLPLIRLENDLHSSSRNRKDHVLEVNAERRDRTSQSDFAVAPEQHLSNIWHKALRHPSELRDNENTKKTVRGIMANFQVKTNVFILPLPC, from the exons ATGACCGGAGGTGGAACTAACATGGCATACCACGGCCTCAGTCAACACGTCAATTTCGACGCGATACCAGATCCAGGGGAACGATTTCAATTGGAGGAATTAATCGGCGAGGGTACATATGGCGAAGTGTACGCCGCTTATGATAAAGAAACCGGCAGCAAGGTAGCCATAAAAATACTAGAAAACGTTGCCGACAACGTCGAGGAAATCGAAGAAGAATATTTGGTGTTGAGAGATTTGAATCGGCATCCAAATATTCCCCTCTTTCACGGTTTATTTCTAAAGCGAGCGAAACCTGGTCAAGAAGAGGATCAATTATGGTTCGTGATGGAG TTGTGCACTGGGGGCTCCGTGACCGATCTCGTGCAGGGACTTAAAAAACGCGGCAGCCGCCTAACGGATGACCAGATAGCTTATATCTTGAAGGAGACTGTCGAAGCTCTGATCTTTTTACACAGTAATCACTGCATGCATCGCGATGTAAAAGGTCACAACATTCTACTCACGGAAGAGGCACGCGTGAAATTGGTCGATTTCGGCGTGTCCTCGCATTTGGCCGCGACTCTCGCGAGAAAGAACACGTCTGTCGGGACACCGTATTGGATGGCGCCGGAG GTGATAGCGTGCGAGCAACAGCTGGACTCGTCGTACGATTCGCGTTGCGACGTCTGGTCGATCGGCATCACCGCTATCGAGTTAGCCGAGGGCGACCCTCCGCTGTCGGAGTTGCATCCGATGCGAGCGCTTTTTCAAATTCCGAGAAACCCGCCGCCTTCCTTGAAGAATCCGGACGTGCACACGACAGACCTGACGGACTTCATAGCCGAATGCCTGGTGAAGGATCTAGAGCACCGGCCGTTCGCGAGCGAATTGAGAGAGCATCCGTTATTGACAAAGGTGGAACCAATCGCAGAGAAAATCAGAGAACGATTGAGAGAGGAGATATGTAGACAGAGAGCAGAAGGTCGTGTTCACCGGCAGCCGGAAGTGACTACGAAACATGGCAAATTGAAGACGGACCGCAAGACGAGACCGGAGAAGATGTACATGGATGACCTGGCGGCCCTCGACATGCTATCGGAGGAGGCTATTGTCGATCAATTACAGCACCGATACGAGCAAACGCAGATATACACATACATCGGCGACATACTGGTCGCTGTTAATCCTTTTACTAATCTAGGTTTATACACTGGTATC gaACAAAAACGATACAAAGGACAAGCGAGATCGGACAATCCCCCGCATATATTCGCGGTCGCCGATGCAGCGTATCAAGCTCTACTACATCAACGTCAAAACCAAGCGATAGTCATCAGCGGTGAATCAGGTGCCGGAAAGACGGAAAGTGCAAATTTGCTACTGAAACAGCTGGTTTATCTCAGCAAGGCACCGAATCGCAATCTCGAGGAAAGAATACTTCAAATAAATCCAATAATGGAAGCTTTCGGAAACGCGACGACCGGCATCAACGCGAACTCTTCTAGATTTGGAAAGTATCTAGATCTAACAATGACGAAAGGCGGAAAAGTGACCGGTGCGCGAATCTCGGTGTACCTGTTGGAACAATCGCGAGTGATCGCCCAAGCCGA GGGTGAGCGAAACTTTCACATTTTCTACTACATGTACGACGGTCTAGAAACGGACAACCGCCTCTCGGAATATTATCTCGACCGCACGCTGCGGAAGTATCATCGGTATCTCACGCATTATAGTCACACGTCGCAGACGCACATTGACAAATTCCAACAGCTCAAAATGGGTTTCAAGGTGCTCGGATTTCAGGACAGCGATGTAGACACGGTGTATCGAGTTTTAGCCGCTATTCTCCACCTAGGTGACATTGAATTCGCAGAAGTGGCGACGCAAGACAACACTGACAATAAAAGCAGAGTGGTCGACGCTGTTCCCTTACACAGag TTTCAAAACTACTCGGGGTTGAACAGAACGATCTTGTGGAGGCCCTGACATCAAACTCGGTGATGACGAGAGGCGAGACAATTACGAGAAACAATACGGTGGCCGAAGCTCGGGCGGCACGTGACGCAATGGCCAAGGGTCTCTATGGTCGGCTCTTCGATTGGATGGTCAACCAGATCAATTGTTTACTATGCTTCAGCCGCTCGCCGAATTACGAACCGCTCGCGATTGGGCTCCTCGACATTTTCGGCTTTGAAAACTTTCCCAGAAACTCGTTCGAGCAACTCTGCATCAACATAGCTAACGAGCAGATACAGTACTACTTCAACCAGCACATCTTCACTTGGGAGCAGCAGGAATACATGGCCGAGGGAATACCTGTGGACCTTGTCGAGTTTTCCGACAACAGGCCGGTTCTCGATATGCTACTAAGCAAGCCCATGGGGCTTCTGGCGCTTCTCGATGAAGAAAGTCGATTTCCCAGAGCGACCAATCGAACATTGATCG AAAAATTCCACAACAACATTAAATCAAAATTCTACGTACGGCCTAAATCGGACGCGGTCTGTTTCGCGATACATCATTTCGCCGGCCGTGTAGTCTATCAAGCCGAAGGATTTCTCGAGAAGAACAGAAACTTTCTGCCACCTGAAGTCATTGAACTGGTACGACAATCGCAATACGATATGGTTCGTTTCTTGTTTCAATGCCCGATAACAAAAACCGGTAACTTATATTCGGCACTACAAGAAAATGACTCTAGAAAATCGCAGTCGAATCAAAACACAAAG GAACGATATTCCAGTCGAGGTTTAGCATCGCAATCAAGAGCTCAACAAACAGTGGCAACGTATTTCCGGTACTCTCTAATGGATCTACTACAAAAAATGGTATCCGGCTCGCCTCAGTTCGTGCGATGCATAAAACCAAATGACTCGAGAAGTCCACGCTTTTTCGACAAAGACAAAGTCGTAAAGCAGCTGAGGTACACCGGTGTCCTCGAAACTATACGTATAAGACAAAATGGATTTTCCCACAGGATACCATTTAATGAATTTCTTAAAAG ATATTGCTTCCTGGCTTTTGGCTACGACGAACGGGTGATTGCAAGCCGTGATAATTGTCGGCTTCTTCTATTACGGTTAAAAATGGACGGATGGGCGTTAGGCAAGTCAAAAGTTTTCCTCAAATACTATCACGTCGAATTTCTTTCAAAACTGTACGAAGAGCAactgagaaaaataattatggtCCAAGCGTGTGTTCGACGATGgcttgcaaaaataaaattcaagaaGCAGAAATGGCAATTTGCTGTATCAGTGGTCACGCTGCAGCGTCACATTCGAGGATGGCTGGCTCGGAAGCACACGGAAGAAATATTGGCTCAAAAACGTGCGAAAGAAGAAAGTGAAACGCTCGATTTTATGCTGA ACGAGGTAAAACGTAGAGCGCAAGAAAATGCGAATggaaataatcgcgaaaagCAACATGTACGTAAAAATTTAGAGAAGAACGACGCCGCGACTATTATACAAAGTC ACTTCCGAGGTTATACTATTCGTAAACGATTTGGATGCGATTTGGAAGAACGTTTCAAGagaatattgaataattatgataatatataCGATGGTCACAAAGCACTGTTGCGCGAAGGACTAAAGAACGAAGATGCAGCCTTGATTGTTCAAAGATGGtacaaaaaagaagaaaaactaATTAGAAAGAAGCCACCCGCAAAGGATCCCGTGCATCCTAAACTCCGACAAGCggatttaatacaattttctcaaaat GTACATATGAAGAACCAGGAGGTTCACAAAAATCTCCGTCGCAACAAACCCGGTATTAGATTGAGCGACATCGAAGAGCCACCAGTCGATTACATTCGTCCCGAGGGATTTAATATGGTGCAATCAATATTGCAATATCACAGCGAAGCCCACCCAAATGAAGAAGACAGTGTCAAGTACTACCGAGATTTGAAGGAAGAGATGAGCAG TGGTTCGGAATTCGAAGACGACGAAGTTGGCTGGGACTTGCCGTTGATACGGCTAGAGAATGACCTTCACTCATCGTCGAG AAATCGGAAAGATCACGTTTTGGAGGTGAATGCCGAGAGAAGAGATCGTACATCTCAGAGCGATTTTGCAGTGGCGCCAGAGCAGCATTTGTCGAATATTTGGCACAAAGCCCTGAGGCATCCGTCCGAATTACGCGACAACGAGAACACCAAGAAAACTGTCAG AGGCATCATGGCAAATTTTCAGGTAAAAActaatgtatttattttaccgCTACCATGCTAA